Proteins from a genomic interval of Trifolium pratense cultivar HEN17-A07 linkage group LG6, ARS_RC_1.1, whole genome shotgun sequence:
- the LOC123890310 gene encoding LOW QUALITY PROTEIN: 33 kDa ribonucleoprotein, chloroplastic-like (The sequence of the model RefSeq protein was modified relative to this genomic sequence to represent the inferred CDS: deleted 1 base in 1 codon) translates to MAATIASASSSIFNRIYNLSFIHSSISLTTTNFHQRPISHKHFNLILNSQSFNLSPLPLQSLHPPFAAEVEFQTSQDTTISQQEEPETEQETSDKPQQEEEEQKVSTSDDAGRLYVGNLPFTITSSQLTEIFAEAGTVVSVEIVYDRVTNRSRGFAFVTMKSVEEAKVAIQMFDGSQVGGRSAKVNFPEVPKGGERLVLVQKNRDNYKGFVDSPHKIYAGNLGWGLNSQDLRDAFAEQPGILGAKVIYEKDNGRSRGFGFVTFETAENLKAALKAMNGVEVQGRPLRLNRASDRTSSSSVPPVIEENMKNNVDSLELVSSAST, encoded by the exons ATGGCGGCTACTATAGCTTCTGCTTCATCTTCTATCTTCAATAGAATCTACAATCTCTCATTTATTCACTCTTCCATTTCACTCACCACCACAAACTTCCATCAAAGACCCATTTCCCATAAACACTTCAATCTCATCCTCAACTCTCAAAGTTTCAATCTTTCTCCTCTCCCACTTCAATCTCTTCATCCCCCATTCGCTGCCGAAGTTGAATTCCAAACTTCTCAAGATACCACAATTTCACAACAAGAAGAACCAGAAACAGAACAAGAAACCTCTGATAAACCACAACAAGAGGAAGAAGAACAGAAAGTATCAACCTCAGATGATGCTGGAAGACTCTATGTTGGAAATTTGCCATTTACAATTACTTCTTCACAATTGACTGAAATCTTTGCAGAAGCTGGCACTGTCGTGTCTGTTGAG ATTGTGTATGATCGAGTTACAAACAGGAGCAGAGGATTTGCATTTGTTACAATGAAAAGTGTTGAAGAAGCTAAAGTAGCAATTCAAATGTTTGATGGCTCT CAAGTTGGTGGTAGGAGTGCTAAGGTAAATTTTCCAGAAGTGCCAAAAGGAGGTGAAAGGTTGGTATTGGTACAAAAAAATAGAGACAACTACAAAGGCTTTGTAGACAGCCCTCACAAGATCTATGCTGGAAACCTTGGCTGGGGACTGAACTCTCAGGATCTTAGAGATGCCTTTGCTGAACAGCCAGGCATATTGGGTGCCAAAGTCATCTATGAGAAGGATAATGGAAGATCTCGAGGTTTCGGATTTGTCACTTTTGAAACTGCTGAGAATTTAAAAGCTGCTTTGAAAGCTATGAACGGTGTG GAGGTTCAAGGTCGGCCCTTGCGATTGAATCGGGCATCAGATAGAACATCATCGTCATCT GTGCCTCCAGTAATTGAGGAAAATATGAAAAACAACGTTGATAGCTTGGAATTGGTTTCTAGTGCCAGCACGTGA
- the LOC123890311 gene encoding putative deoxyribonuclease TATDN1 isoform X1: MASIRMIDIAVNFTDGMFKGIYNGKQSHLADIPTVLNRAWAAGVHRIIVTGGSLQESREALAIAETDGRLFCTVGVHPTRCKEFEESGDPEKHFQDLLSLAKEGIQKGKVVAVGECGLDYDRLHFCPAEIQKKYFEKQFELAYITKLPMFLHMRAAAADFCEIVEKNKDRFSGGVTHSFTDSMDDCNKLLSFDKMYIGINGCSLKTTENLDVVKGIPVERMMIETDSPYCEIKNTHAGIGFVKSKWPSKKKEKYDQECIVKGRNEPCSVRQVLEVVAGCKGINDIDNLSRTLYHNTCRVFFPHDLDSAADALLAGDNSS; the protein is encoded by the exons ATGGCATCAATTCGGATGATAG ATATTGCTGTCAACTTCACAG ATGGCATGTTTAAGGGAATTTACAATGGCAAACAATCTCACCTTGCTGATATTCCAACCGTTTTGAACAGAGCTTGGGCTGCTGGTGTTCACCGAATCATC GTAACTGGTGGATCCCTTCAGGAATCAAGGGAAGCTCTTGCCATTGCTGAAACAGATG GAAGACTTTTCTGTACTGTTGGTGTGCATCCAACGCGTTGCAag GAATTTGAGGAGAGTGGGGATCCAGAAAAGCATTTTCAGGATCTTTTGTCATTGGCTAAAGAGGGAATTCAGAAAGGAAAG GTGGTTGCAGTTGGAGAATGTGGATTAGACTATGACCGGCTTCATTTTTGCCCGGCAGAGATTCAAAAGAA GTACTTCGAGAAGCAGTTTGAATTGGCATACATCACAAAATTGCCTATGTTTTTGCACATGCGAGCAGCAGCTGCAGATTTCTGTGAAATAGTTGAGAAAAATAAGGACAG GTTCTCTGGTGGTGTCACCCATTCATTTACTGATAGTATGGATGATTGCAATAAGCTTCTCTCATTTGATAAAATGTACATTG GCATAAACGGGTGCTCTCTGAAGACAACTGAGAACCTTGATGTTGTCAAGGGTATTCCTGTTGAGAGAATGATGATAGAGACAGATTCACCATACTGTGAAATTAAGAATACTCATGCCGGAATTGGTTTTGTTAAATCAAAATGGCCttcaaagaagaaagagaagtATGACCAAGAGTGCATCGTCAAAGGCCGCAACGAACCTTGTTCAGTTAG GCAAGTTCTTGAGGTGGTTGCTGGCTGTAAAGGCATCAATGACATAGATAACCTCAGTAGAACATTGTACCACAACACTTGCAG GGTGTTTTTCCCACATGACTTGGATTCTGCAGCTGATGCTCTTCTAGCTGGCGATAATTCTTCATAA
- the LOC123890311 gene encoding putative deoxyribonuclease TATDN1 isoform X2: protein MASIRMIDIAVNFTDGMFKGIYNGKQSHLADIPTVLNRAWAAGVHRIIVTGGSLQESREALAIAETDGRLFCTVGVHPTRCKEFEESGDPEKHFQDLLSLAKEGIQKGKVVAVGECGLDYDRLHFCPAEIQKKYFEKQFELAYITKLPMFLHMRAAAADFCEIVEKNKDRFSGGVTHSFTDSMDDCNKLLSFDKMYIGINGCSLKTTENLDVVKGIPVERMMIETDSPYCEIKNTHAGIGFVKSKWPSKKKEKYDQECIVKGRNEPCSVRQVLEVVAGCKGINDIDNLSRTLYHNTCRNT, encoded by the exons ATGGCATCAATTCGGATGATAG ATATTGCTGTCAACTTCACAG ATGGCATGTTTAAGGGAATTTACAATGGCAAACAATCTCACCTTGCTGATATTCCAACCGTTTTGAACAGAGCTTGGGCTGCTGGTGTTCACCGAATCATC GTAACTGGTGGATCCCTTCAGGAATCAAGGGAAGCTCTTGCCATTGCTGAAACAGATG GAAGACTTTTCTGTACTGTTGGTGTGCATCCAACGCGTTGCAag GAATTTGAGGAGAGTGGGGATCCAGAAAAGCATTTTCAGGATCTTTTGTCATTGGCTAAAGAGGGAATTCAGAAAGGAAAG GTGGTTGCAGTTGGAGAATGTGGATTAGACTATGACCGGCTTCATTTTTGCCCGGCAGAGATTCAAAAGAA GTACTTCGAGAAGCAGTTTGAATTGGCATACATCACAAAATTGCCTATGTTTTTGCACATGCGAGCAGCAGCTGCAGATTTCTGTGAAATAGTTGAGAAAAATAAGGACAG GTTCTCTGGTGGTGTCACCCATTCATTTACTGATAGTATGGATGATTGCAATAAGCTTCTCTCATTTGATAAAATGTACATTG GCATAAACGGGTGCTCTCTGAAGACAACTGAGAACCTTGATGTTGTCAAGGGTATTCCTGTTGAGAGAATGATGATAGAGACAGATTCACCATACTGTGAAATTAAGAATACTCATGCCGGAATTGGTTTTGTTAAATCAAAATGGCCttcaaagaagaaagagaagtATGACCAAGAGTGCATCGTCAAAGGCCGCAACGAACCTTGTTCAGTTAG GCAAGTTCTTGAGGTGGTTGCTGGCTGTAAAGGCATCAATGACATAGATAACCTCAGTAGAACATTGTACCACAACACTTGCAG GAACACATAA
- the LOC123890312 gene encoding syntaxin-121-like produces MNDLLSVDNNHRHVIEMAGNSTATPQTLEKFYEEVEAVKKQLKELDQLHINLRNSHEKSKKLHSAKTVKELRSKMDSDVILSLKKAKLIKSRLESLDRSNEASRSLPDCGPGSSSDRTRVVVVSGLRKNLKDSMESFNGLREQISSEYRETVQRRYFTVTGEKADDKTVDLLISTGESETFLQKAIKEQGRATVMETIQEIEERHGAVKEIERNLNELHQVFLDMAVLVEAQGEELNDIESQMKRANSYVRGGVQQLHVARRHQKNSRKWTCFAILLLLIIALVIILPIVLKNN; encoded by the exons ATGAACGATTTACTCTCCGTCGACAACAACCACCGCCACGTCATCGAGATGGCGGGAAACTCCACCGCAACACCACAAACTCTCGAAAAATTCTATGAAGAAGTAGAAGCCGTGAAGAAGCAACTGAAGGAATTGGATCAACTTCACATAAACCTTCGAAACTCACACGAAAAGAGCAAAAAACTTCACAGCGCAAAAACGGTGAAAGAGCTTCGTTCAAAAATGGATTCCGACGTTATTCTGTCTCTCAAGAAAGCGAAACTAATCAAGTCTCGGTTGGAGTCACTTGACCGGTCCAATGAAGCGAGTCGGTCTTTGCCTGATTGTGGACCCGGTTCCTCTTCGGATCGAACCAGGGTAGTGGTGGTTAGTGGTTTGAGGAAGAATCTGAAAGATTCTATGGAGAGTTTTAATGGACTTAGGGAACAGATATCGTCGGAGTATAGAGAGACGGTGCAACGGAGATACTTTACTGTCACCGGAGAGAAAGCTGATGATAAAACTGTTGACCTCCTCATCTCTACTG GTGAGAGTGAAACATTTTTACAGAAAGCAATCAAAGAACAAGGGAGAGCAACAGTGATGGAAACAATACAAGAGATTGAGGAGAGACATGGTGCTGTGaaagagatagagagaaatCTAAATGAGCTACATCAAGTGTTTTTGGACATGGCAGTTTTGGTTGAAGCTCAAGGTGAAGAGTTGAATGACATTGAGAGCCAAATGAAGCGAGCAAATTCGTATGTTAGGGGAGGGGTCCAACAATTACATGTTGCTAGGAGGCATCAAAAGAATTCTCGAAAATGGACATGTTTCGCCATTTTACTTCTCCTCATAATCGCTTTGGTTATAATTCTCCCtattgttttgaaaaataattag